The following are encoded in a window of Leptodactylus fuscus isolate aLepFus1 chromosome 9, aLepFus1.hap2, whole genome shotgun sequence genomic DNA:
- the LOC142218747 gene encoding ankyrin repeat and SOCS box protein 11-like: protein MRQMGFYISSLSRSPCTKTQVRHYQVAPSYNYKWTDMHYEASRGNVEKLRALLTTSDKELVDRKDYYGKTPLYWAAYKGQRVSMELLLLHGANVNSCCKHGGTPLHAAIGLFPDCALLLIQHGADVNLQDNWGVTPMYLAACSGQLECIRLLVQAGADITYKNKKTGLPPKRLASQVGFIAWIESFSHQPRSLKHLSRLRIRSSLGSQRLRAVRTFNLPQSLKCYLMFEDLVLQEPV from the exons ATGAGACAGATGGGTTTCTACATCAGCTCCTTGTCCAGAAGTCCCTGCACCAAGACCCAAGTGCGACATTACCAAGTGGCCCCGAGCTACAACTACAAATGGACTGACATGCACTACGAGGCCAGCAGGGGCAACGTGGAGAAGCTGCGAGCGCTACTGACCACCTCAG ACAAAGAGTTGGTGGATCGGAAAGACTATTATGGGAAGACCCCCTTATACTGGGCCGCCTATAAGGGACAAAGGGTTTCGATGGAGTTACTCTTGCTGCATGGCGCCAATGTGAACAGCTGTTGTAAGCATGGGGGCACCCCCTTACACGCCGCCATTGGGTTGTTTCCAGACTGTGCCCTCCTGCTAATACAG CACGGCGCCGATGTCAACCTGCAGGACAATTGGGGAGTGACACCGATGTACCTGGCGGCGTGCAGTGGTCAGCTGGAGTGTATACGGCTCCTTGTACAGGCGGGCGCTGACATTACGTATAAGAACAAG AAAACTGGCCTGCCCCCCAAGCGCCTTGCCTCCCAGGTTGGGTTCATTGCCTGGATTGAGTCCTTCTCTCATCAGCCTCGCTCATTAAAACACTTAAGCCGCCTCCGAATACGATCTAGCCTTGGGTCCCAGAGGCTCCGAGCAGTGAGGACCTTTAACTTGCCACAATCACTGAAGTGCTACCTTATGTTTGAGGACCTGGTGCTGCAGGAACCTGTGTAA
- the LOC142218667 gene encoding SRSF protein kinase 3-like, with translation MSDIVRAQENPAEYCQGGYHPVQTGETLHRRYQVIHKVGWGYFSTVWLCRDLQKKKYVAVKVCKSGKKFNETALDEIALLNCVNGARKKESQGENVIHFLQDFKLIGENGLHVCLVFELLGPSLLHLVKNYGPKGLPMTCVKRILQQVLQGLNFLHKKCRIIHTDIKPENILVCVKADNFQQYMAEAEAWNHNRSHGGTANGIDANFLTHLFETGNSDMLGVKIADLGSACWTYKSFSEEIQTQQYRALEVLLGSGYSTPADIWSTACMAYEIATSYYLFEPQAAESFSRNDDHIACIIELLGRIPPKIAFSGKNSSKFFNKQGDLLRIPCLYPCTLYDKLVSRHSWQQNEALIFASFLLPMLDYYPEKRASAEKCLEHPWLQL, from the exons ATGTCTGATATAGTCCGAGCCCAGGAGAACCCTGCAGAATACTGCCAAG GAGGATACCATCCAGTACAAACAGGGGAGACACTGCACAGAAGATACCAAGTCATTCACAAGGTTGGCTGGGGCTATTTTTCCACCGTATGGCTCTGCCGTGATTTACA GAAGAAGAAGTACGTCGCAGTCAAAGTATGCAAAAGCGGGAAGAAGTTTAATGAGACTGCGCTGGATGAAATTGCACTGCTGAACTGT GTAAATGGAGCACGAAAGAAAGAATCCCAAGGAGAGAACGTCATTCACTTCCTCCAGGACTTTAAACTGATCGGAGAAAACGGCCTC CATGTCTGCCTGGTGTTTGAGCTGCTCGGACCTTCTCTCCTTCATCTGGTGAAGAACTATGGGCCAAAGGGTCTGCCAATGACGTGTGTGAAGAGGATACTGCAGCAG GTTCTTCAGGGTCTGAACTTTCTTCACAAGAAATGCCGGATCATCCACACGGATATTAAACCAGAGAACATACTGGTGTGTGTAAAGGCCGACAACTTCCAGCAGTACATGGCGGAGGCCGAAGCCTGGAACCACAACAGGAGCCATGGAGGTACCGCCAATG GGATAGACGCCAACTTCTTAACTCATCTGTTCGAAACTGGAAACTCGGACATGCTTGGGGTGAAAATTGCCGATCTGGGCAGTGCTTGTTGGACA TATAAATCGTTCTCTGAAGAAATCCAGACACAGCAATACAGAGCACTGGAGGTCCTGCTGGGCTCCGGGTACAGTACCCCGGCCGATATATGGAGTACTGCGTGTATG GCATATGAAATAGCGACTTCCTATTACCTATTCGAGCCACAAGCTGCAGAAAGTTTCTCAAGAAATGATG ATCATATCGCCTGTATTATAGAACTGCTCGGACGCATACCACCCAAAATCGCCTTTTCGGGGAAAAACTCTTCTAAGTTTTTCAATAAACAAG GTGACCTCCTGCGGATTCCATGCTTATACCCCTGCACCCTGTATGACAAGCTGGTGAGCCGTCACAGTTGGCAGCAGAACGAGGCGCTCATATTTGCCAGTTTCCTCTTACCCATGCTAGACTATTATCCAGAAAAGCGAGCGTCGGCTGAGAAGTGTCTGGAGCATCCGTGGTTACAGCTATGA